In Citrobacter sp. RHB25-C09, the following proteins share a genomic window:
- the selO gene encoding protein adenylyltransferase SelO: MTLSFTARWRDELPATYTALSPTPLNNARLIWHNAPLAAQLGIPESLFAADNPAGVWGGETLLPGMSPLAQVYSGHQFGVWAGQLGDGRGILLGEQRLADGTTMDWHLKGAGLTPYSRMGDGRAVLRSTIRESLASEAMHYLGIPTTRALTIVTSDTPVYRETVEAGAMLMRLAQSHMRFGHFEHFYYRREPEKVQQLADFAIRHYWPHLQDEADKYLLWFRDVVERTASLIADWQTVGFAHGVMNTDNMSILGLTMDYGPYGFLDDYDPEFICNHSDHQGRYRFDNQPAVGLWNLQRLAQSLSPILPVDALNDALDGYQLALLTRYGQRMRKKLGFMTEQKDDNALLNELFSLMANERSDYTRTFRMLSVTEQQSAASPLRDEFINRAAFDAWFSRYRSRLAQDEIADDARQQLMQSVNPAVVLRNWLAQRAITAAENGDMSELYRLHEVLQDPYRDRADDYTHRPPDWGRRLAVSCSS, encoded by the coding sequence ATGACCCTGTCTTTTACTGCCCGCTGGCGCGATGAACTGCCGGCAACGTATACCGCGCTATCGCCAACGCCGCTCAATAACGCCCGTTTAATCTGGCATAACGCTCCGCTTGCCGCTCAGTTGGGAATTCCCGAGTCCCTTTTTGCAGCGGATAACCCCGCTGGCGTCTGGGGCGGTGAAACCCTGTTGCCGGGCATGTCGCCACTGGCTCAGGTTTATAGCGGCCACCAGTTTGGCGTCTGGGCCGGACAACTGGGTGATGGCCGCGGAATTCTGCTGGGCGAACAACGGCTTGCCGATGGGACGACAATGGACTGGCACCTGAAAGGGGCAGGCCTGACGCCCTATTCGCGGATGGGCGATGGACGGGCGGTATTGCGCTCTACCATTCGCGAAAGCCTGGCCAGTGAAGCAATGCACTATCTTGGCATCCCGACGACTCGCGCGTTGACTATCGTGACCAGCGATACCCCGGTGTATCGCGAGACGGTAGAAGCGGGGGCGATGCTGATGCGTCTGGCGCAGAGTCATATGCGCTTCGGTCATTTTGAGCATTTCTACTATCGCCGCGAGCCGGAGAAAGTCCAGCAGTTGGCCGATTTTGCTATTCGCCATTACTGGCCACATCTTCAGGATGAAGCGGATAAATACCTGCTTTGGTTTCGTGATGTAGTGGAACGCACGGCGTCGTTAATTGCTGACTGGCAAACCGTTGGGTTTGCTCATGGCGTAATGAATACCGATAACATGTCGATTCTGGGGCTGACGATGGATTACGGTCCGTATGGTTTCCTCGACGATTACGACCCCGAATTCATCTGTAACCACTCCGATCATCAGGGGCGGTATCGTTTTGATAACCAACCTGCGGTGGGGCTATGGAACCTCCAACGACTCGCGCAAAGCCTGTCGCCAATTCTACCTGTTGATGCGCTCAACGATGCTCTGGATGGCTACCAACTGGCGCTGCTGACGCGCTATGGTCAGCGGATGCGGAAAAAGCTGGGTTTCATGACTGAGCAAAAGGACGATAACGCACTTCTTAACGAATTGTTCAGCCTGATGGCTAACGAACGCAGTGACTACACGCGTACTTTCCGCATGTTGAGCGTGACAGAACAACAGAGCGCGGCATCGCCTCTGCGAGACGAGTTCATTAATCGCGCGGCATTTGATGCCTGGTTCTCACGCTATCGTTCGCGTCTGGCGCAGGACGAGATAGCCGATGATGCACGTCAACAGCTTATGCAAAGTGTCAATCCGGCGGTCGTGCTGAGAAACTGGCTGGCACAGCGGGCAATAACGGCGGCTGAAAACGGTGACATGAGCGAGTTATATCGTTTGCATGAGGTGCTGCAGGATCCGTACCGCGACAGAGCGGACGATTATACTCATCGTCCGCCTGATTGGGGGAGACGTTTAGCGGTGAGCTGTTCAAGTTAG